In the genome of Streptomyces pactum, one region contains:
- the egtC gene encoding ergothioneine biosynthesis protein EgtC, translating to MCRHLAYLGPPVPLGEILVRPEHGLYRQSWAPRRQRYGTVNADGFGVGWYAPGDPVPARYRRDRPIWGDGAFADLARVVRSGALLAAVRSATLPGADGEAAAAPFADGPYLFSHNGAVPGWPGSLAPLAGELPPAELLGLAARCDAALLWALVLHGLRTGRPAPDALAGTVAAVAAAAPRARLNLLLTDGSSITATAWGDTLWYRADPAAGTVVASEPYDDGPLWTEVPDHTLLTATRTEIVLTPLKEPAP from the coding sequence ATGTGCCGGCATCTGGCGTACCTGGGTCCCCCGGTGCCGCTCGGCGAGATCCTGGTGCGCCCCGAGCACGGGCTGTACCGCCAGTCCTGGGCGCCGCGCCGGCAGCGGTACGGGACGGTCAACGCCGACGGGTTCGGGGTCGGCTGGTACGCGCCCGGGGATCCGGTGCCCGCCCGCTACCGGCGCGACCGGCCGATCTGGGGTGACGGCGCGTTCGCCGACCTGGCCCGGGTGGTGCGCAGCGGCGCGCTGCTGGCGGCGGTCCGCTCCGCCACGCTGCCCGGGGCGGACGGCGAGGCGGCGGCGGCGCCGTTCGCCGACGGGCCGTACCTGTTCAGCCACAACGGGGCGGTGCCGGGCTGGCCGGGGTCGCTGGCACCGCTGGCCGGGGAGCTGCCGCCGGCCGAGCTGCTGGGACTGGCGGCGCGGTGTGACGCCGCGCTGCTGTGGGCGCTGGTGCTGCACGGTCTGCGGACCGGCCGGCCGGCCCCGGACGCGCTGGCGGGCACCGTCGCCGCCGTCGCCGCGGCCGCGCCGCGGGCCCGGCTGAACCTGCTGCTGACGGACGGATCGTCGATCACCGCGACGGCCTGGGGGGACACCCTGTGGTACCGCGCCGACCCGGCCGCCGGCACGGTCGTCGCCTCCGAGCCCTACGACGACGGTCCGCTGTGGACGGAAGTGCCCGACCACACCCTGCTGACCGCCACCCGCACCGAGATCGTCCTCACTCCGCTCAAGGAGCCCGCACCGTGA
- the egtD gene encoding L-histidine N(alpha)-methyltransferase: MSPFTLTRTLPVDATAAALRADVAHGLTRSPKQLPPKWFYDARGSELFEEITGLPEYYPTRAEREILRDRSGEIAAVTGARTLVELGSGSSEKTRLLLRALPRPAWYVPVDVSESALAGAGRALAEEFPRLSVHALVADFQSGLALPDTPGPRLVAFLGGTIGNLLPGERAEFLAAVADLLAPGDALLLGTDLVKDEATLVAAYDDARGVTARFNKNVLAVINRELGADFDPDGFDHVAVWNAAEEWIEMRLRARDETTVKVPALDLLVHFAAGEELRTEVSAKFRRERVDGELSAAGFAPRRWWTDGAGRFALSLAVRV; this comes from the coding sequence GTGAGCCCGTTCACCCTCACCCGTACCCTTCCCGTCGATGCCACGGCCGCGGCGCTCCGCGCGGACGTGGCGCACGGACTGACCCGCTCCCCCAAGCAGCTGCCGCCCAAGTGGTTCTACGACGCCCGGGGCAGCGAACTGTTCGAGGAGATCACCGGGCTGCCCGAGTACTACCCGACCCGCGCCGAGCGGGAGATCCTGCGCGACCGGTCCGGGGAGATCGCGGCGGTCACCGGCGCCCGCACCCTGGTGGAGCTGGGGTCGGGGTCGTCGGAGAAGACCCGGCTGCTGCTGCGGGCGCTGCCCCGGCCGGCCTGGTACGTGCCGGTGGACGTCAGCGAGAGCGCGCTGGCCGGTGCCGGGCGGGCACTGGCGGAGGAGTTCCCCCGGCTGTCCGTGCACGCGCTGGTCGCCGACTTCCAGTCCGGGCTCGCCCTGCCGGACACCCCGGGGCCGCGGCTGGTGGCGTTCCTCGGCGGCACCATCGGCAACCTGCTGCCCGGGGAGCGGGCGGAGTTCCTCGCCGCGGTGGCGGACCTGCTCGCCCCCGGGGACGCGCTGCTGCTCGGCACCGATCTGGTCAAGGACGAGGCGACACTGGTGGCCGCGTACGACGACGCGCGGGGGGTCACCGCCCGGTTCAACAAGAACGTGCTGGCGGTGATCAACCGGGAGCTGGGGGCGGACTTCGACCCGGACGGCTTCGACCACGTGGCGGTGTGGAACGCCGCCGAGGAGTGGATCGAGATGCGGTTGCGGGCCCGTGACGAGACCACGGTGAAGGTCCCGGCGCTCGATCTGCTGGTCCACTTCGCCGCCGGCGAGGAGCTGCGCACGGAGGTGTCGGCGAAGTTCCGGCGGGAGCGGGTGGACGGCGAACTGTCCGCGGCCGGGTTCGCACCGCGGCGGTGGTGGACCGACGGGGCGGGGCGGTTCGCCCTCTCGCTGGCGGTACGGGTCTGA
- a CDS encoding cytochrome P450, whose product MDIPGPEPCPDGGAAAVAAAGGLHTYQLRLHAAHGPVVRFPLPGAEEAVSIADPVLLEATAGLDERPRRLFAFLDPLFETGNLQVMPAHEHTPWRRQVLSVLTGRRSHERHFAAFTALATELADRWDEQADGGPVRLLDDLAALSLRMICRYALGGDAADPDRVVAAFEAVLAEHLGRLYPDPDHGPAAAPAAGAQEALAHLRATVDQAVRGHRAGGRTDAGDLIGTLVEAGASPARIRDTVMAVLLAAHHTTGTAVAWTLYLLGHHPGAARRVADELDLVLGDRPAPDHADLRRLEYLRMTIDESMRLYPPGPYGARETTGPLTVGGYRIPAGTTVFYPFWAVHLNPDHWPEPEVFRPERFTSEEAARRPALAHLPFGLGPRACPGAALAMTEAELVLAVLLKRFRFHPVPGHRVRPVERFVLRPADGLPMTVRRRTAEHGPGGVPGPDHPAG is encoded by the coding sequence ATGGACATCCCCGGACCCGAACCCTGCCCGGACGGTGGCGCCGCCGCGGTCGCCGCCGCAGGCGGGCTGCACACCTACCAGCTGCGGCTGCACGCCGCCCACGGCCCCGTGGTGCGGTTCCCACTGCCGGGCGCCGAGGAGGCCGTGTCGATCGCGGATCCGGTGCTGCTGGAGGCGACGGCCGGCCTCGACGAGCGGCCCCGGCGCCTGTTCGCCTTCCTCGACCCGCTCTTCGAGACCGGGAACCTCCAGGTGATGCCGGCCCACGAGCACACCCCGTGGCGGCGGCAGGTGCTGTCGGTCCTGACCGGGCGCCGGTCCCACGAGCGGCACTTCGCCGCCTTCACCGCACTGGCCACGGAACTGGCCGACCGCTGGGACGAGCAGGCCGACGGCGGGCCGGTCCGGCTGCTCGACGACCTCGCCGCACTCTCGCTGCGGATGATCTGCCGCTACGCGCTCGGTGGTGACGCGGCCGATCCCGACCGGGTGGTCGCCGCGTTCGAGGCGGTACTCGCCGAACACCTGGGCCGGCTCTACCCGGACCCCGACCACGGCCCGGCGGCGGCACCGGCCGCGGGTGCGCAGGAGGCCCTCGCCCACCTCCGTGCGACCGTCGACCAGGCGGTCCGAGGACACCGCGCCGGCGGCCGCACCGATGCCGGCGACCTGATCGGCACGCTCGTCGAGGCCGGGGCGTCACCGGCGCGGATCCGGGACACCGTCATGGCGGTGCTGCTCGCCGCGCACCACACCACCGGGACGGCCGTCGCATGGACCCTGTACCTGCTGGGGCACCACCCCGGGGCGGCCCGGCGCGTCGCGGACGAGCTGGACCTGGTACTCGGTGACCGGCCGGCGCCCGACCACGCCGACCTGCGGCGGCTGGAGTATCTGCGGATGACCATCGACGAGTCGATGCGCCTCTACCCGCCCGGCCCCTACGGGGCCCGCGAGACGACCGGGCCGCTGACCGTGGGCGGCTACCGGATCCCGGCCGGGACGACGGTCTTCTACCCGTTCTGGGCGGTCCACCTGAACCCCGACCACTGGCCCGAACCGGAGGTGTTCCGGCCCGAGCGGTTCACCTCCGAGGAAGCCGCCCGGCGCCCGGCACTCGCCCACCTGCCGTTCGGCCTCGGCCCGCGCGCCTGCCCGGGCGCCGCCCTCGCCATGACCGAGGCCGAGCTGGTCCTGGCCGTCCTGCTCAAACGCTTCCGATTCCACCCGGTACCGGGACACCGGGTCCGACCGGTCGAACGGTTCGTGCTCCGGCCGGCCGACGGGCTCCCCATGACGGTGCGCCGGCGGACGGCGGAGCACGGCCCGGGCGGTGTGCCCGGCCCGGACCACCCCGCCGGGTGA